A genomic region of Prionailurus viverrinus isolate Anna chromosome D4, UM_Priviv_1.0, whole genome shotgun sequence contains the following coding sequences:
- the FOXE1 gene encoding forkhead box protein E1 has protein sequence MTAESRPPPPPPQTEVLAAVKEERSEAATGVPTEATGRGTGGRRRKRPLQRGKPPYSYIALIAMAIAHAPERRLTLGGIYKFITERFPFYRDNPKKWQNSIRHNLTLNDCFLKIPREAGRPGKGNYWALDPNAEDMFESGSFLRRRKRFKRSDLSTYPAYMHDAAAAAAAAAAAAAAAIFPGAVPAARPSYPGAVYAGYAPPTLTAPPPVYYPAASPGPCRVFGLVPERPLSPELGPASSGPAGSCAFASASASAATTGYQPAGCAGARPTNPSAYAAAYAGPDGAYPQGAGSALFAAAGRLAGPASPPAGGSSGGVETAVDFYGRTSPGQFGALGPCYNPGGQLGAGSGGAYHARHATAYPGGVDRYVSAM, from the coding sequence ATGACGGCTGAGAgtcggccgccgccgccgccgcctcagaCAGAGGTGCTGGCGGCCGTGAAGGAGGAGCGCAGTGAGGCGGCGACCGGGGTCCCAACTGAGGCCACGGGTCGCGGCACCGGTGGGCGTCGGCGGAAGCGCCCCCTGCAGCGCGGAAAGCCACCCTACAGCTACATTGCGCTCATTGCCATGGCCATTGCGCACGCGCCTGAGCGCCGCCTCACTCTAGGCGGCATCTACAAGTTCATTACGGAGCGTTTCCCCTTCTACCGCGACAACCCCAAAAAGTGGCAGAACAGCATCCGCCACAACCTGACGCTCAACGACTGCTTCCTCAAGATCCCGCGCGAGGCTGGCCGTCCAGGCAAGGGCAACTACTGGGCGCTCGACCCCAACGCCGAGGACATGTTCGAGAGCGGCAGCTTCCTGCGCCGCCGCAAGCGCTTCAAGCGCTCGGACCTCTCCACTTACCCAGCCTACATGCACGACgcggcggccgccgccgccgctgccgccgccgccgccgctgccgccatCTTCCCGGGAGCAGTGCCCGCTGCGCGCCCGTCTTACCCCGGCGCCGTCTACGCAGGCTATGCCCCGCCGACGCTTACCGCGCCGCCCCCTGTCTACTACCCCGCTGCGTCGCCAGGACCGTGCCGCGTCTTCGGCCTGGTGCCTGAACGGCCACTCAGTCCAGAACTGGGCCCCGCGTCGTCGGGGCCCGCGGGTTCCTGCGCCTTTGCCTCGGCCAGCGCGTCTGCAGCCACCACCGGCTACCAGCCTGCAGGCTGCGCGGGGGCCCGACCTACCAACCCCTCTGCCTACGCGGCCGCCTACGCAGGCCCCGATGGCGCGTACCCGCAGGGCGCAGGCAGTGCCCTCTTCGCAGCGGCTGGCCGGCTGGCGGGGCCCGCCTCGCCCCCCGCGGGTGGCAGCAGTGGTGGCGTTGAGACCGCAGTGGACTTCTATGGGCGCACATCGCCCGGCCAGTTTGGAGCGCTGGGGCCTTGCTACAATCCTGGGGGGCAGCTCGGAGCCGGCAGTGGAGGCGCCTATCATGCTCGCCATGCGACTGCCTATCCTGGCGGGGTGGATCGATATGTGTCCGCCATGTGA